Within Actinobaculum sp. 313, the genomic segment CGGCCGTATTCGCGGCCGACGGGAGCCGACATGTTGCGGTGACGGTCCCCCTACACAGCGGGGCTGGCCGGATCGCTGCGCAATGTTTGCTCGACGACGGTGCCGCCGCAATTGCCGATCTGGGCGCTTCGCGGCAGTCGCGTTTAGAGGAGTTTCACGACGACGTCGCGCTCTGGCGGGAGGGAAAGGCACGGGAAGAGGGCCGCCCACACTCTTTGCGCGAAGGAGCGGATACATTTCCTTCGCGCGAAGGAGCGGTTGCGCCGCCTCCTGGTGAAGAACCCGGAGCGTCCTCTTCCCACGAAGAGGCATGGGCGCCTTTTGCGTGGCGAAAGGCAGAAGTGTTCCTTCCGCGAGAAGAGGGCGTGTTGTCTGCCGCGCTGCGAGAACTGGGTATAGTCGTGACGGCCTGTCCCGTCCAGCGTCGTCGGCTTCTGACGCCGAATATACCCAGTGACCAACTGGAGCAGGCGCAGTGGTCTGTCATCACCTCGGCGCGCACGGTCGGTGCCCTCAAGGAGCTGGGCGTGCAGTTGCCGGGGCGGATCGCCGCCGTCGGGCATGCCACCGCGCGTGCTCTAGAGGCGGCGGGTTACGGAGTTGACCTGATCCCCCGGGAAGAGAGTGCGGCCGGGCTGCTCGCCGAGTTCCCCCGTGGTGGTGGGCACGTATTCTTGCCCTGCTCGGCACTTGCCGGGCCGGAGTTGGCCGACGGCTTGCGCGGACGCGGTTGGCAGGTAGATGTCCAGAGCGTCTACACCATGGAAGAGGTCGAGATTTCAGCGGCAATCCGGCGCCGCTGGCAGGGTGGAGAGTTTGCGGTTGTTGTCATTACCTCGGGATCTGTGGCGCGTACAGTGGATCGAGTACTAGGCTGGCCGCGTGCAACAGCAGTGGTCGCCCTTGGGCCAGCCACTGCCCGGGTGCTCGATGAGCTCGGTGTGGCGGCAGAGATTTCCCCGACGCCGCATGCTCCCGACGTGGCGGCAACCGTGGCACAGCTCGTCGTGAAGGCAGGGGAGGCTGCGCTGTGAATACACAGGAGGTAGCGCTGTGACACAGAAGGTAGCGTAAGCAGCGCAGGTCTAACCAGCGGCGGCGATGTCGCTGTTGTGGCAAGCAAGATCAGGCGGAAAAGAGGTGTCGGCAAGATTATGATTCAGCGTCCACGCAGGCTTCGCACAACTGCGGCCATGCGCAAGTTGGTCCGTGAGACCAGACCGGCGGCTTCACAGCTGGTTCTACCGGCCTTTGTGGGGGAAGCTTCGGCGGATATCAGTTCGATGCCGGGCGTGAAGCGGCATACGCCCGAGTCGATTGGCGCCGTCGCCCGTGCTGCTCGTGATGCGGGACTGGGCGGAATAATGCTGTTTGGTGTGCCTGATGATAAGGATAAAGACGCGCACGGAACGCAGGCATGGGCGGCCGATGGTATTGAACAGCGGGCCATTGCGGCATGCCGTGAAGCCGTGGGCGATGACCTAGTGATTATGTCCGATGTGTGTTTAGACGAGTTCACCAGTCACGGTCATTGTGGATTCCTAGGGGAGGACGGGCGCGTTCTCAACGATGAGACCTGCGAGGCCTATGCCCGCCAGGCCGTGGCACAGGCTCGTGCCGGAGCGCATGTGGTGGCGCCGTCCGGGATGATGGATGGTCAGGTGGGCGCGATTCGTGTCGGCTTGGATGCGGAGGGTTTCTCAGATGTCGCGATCCTCGCGTACTCGGCGAAGTATGCCTCGG encodes:
- the hemC gene encoding hydroxymethylbilane synthase, whose amino-acid sequence is MRLGTRASALAMTQSTLVADRLRETGPDVELVPVRTCGDRERGSLKHLAGLGVFAAELRSALLRGDVDFAVHSLKDLPTETVPGLVIAAIPQREVAADAMCARDGMRLIDLPAGARVGTGSPRRVAQLRALRPDLVFVDIRGNIGTRLERVRPGDLDAVVLAAAGLRRLGLAGYITEELPILPAPGQGALAVECRSDDEKTASILRTLDDPDSRLQAQEEREVLAVLGGGCAAPIAALGIDGLLRAAVFAADGSRHVAVTVPLHSGAGRIAAQCLLDDGAAAIADLGASRQSRLEEFHDDVALWREGKAREEGRPHSLREGADTFPSREGAVAPPPGEEPGASSSHEEAWAPFAWRKAEVFLPREEGVLSAALRELGIVVTACPVQRRRLLTPNIPSDQLEQAQWSVITSARTVGALKELGVQLPGRIAAVGHATARALEAAGYGVDLIPREESAAGLLAEFPRGGGHVFLPCSALAGPELADGLRGRGWQVDVQSVYTMEEVEISAAIRRRWQGGEFAVVVITSGSVARTVDRVLGWPRATAVVALGPATARVLDELGVAAEISPTPHAPDVAATVAQLVVKAGEAAL
- the hemB gene encoding porphobilinogen synthase — protein: MIQRPRRLRTTAAMRKLVRETRPAASQLVLPAFVGEASADISSMPGVKRHTPESIGAVARAARDAGLGGIMLFGVPDDKDKDAHGTQAWAADGIEQRAIAACREAVGDDLVIMSDVCLDEFTSHGHCGFLGEDGRVLNDETCEAYARQAVAQARAGAHVVAPSGMMDGQVGAIRVGLDAEGFSDVAILAYSAKYASAFYGPFREAVGSSLQGDRRTYQQDPANRREGLREALLDMAEGADMVMVKPASHYLDVLADVAAASDVPVAAYQVSGEYAMIEAAAGRGWINRQAAIEESVTSIVRAGADLVLTYWAMEVARWLN